The segment TTCAATCTTGCGTCACTTGTACCACCGCAGTCCAGCTGGTGTTGGTTCCATCACCAAGATCTATGGTGGCCGTAAACGTAACGGTGTCCACCCCTCCCACTTCTGCCGTGCTGCTGATGGTGCTGCACGCAAAGCTTTGCAAGCCTTGGAACATGCCCGCCTTATTGAAAAGCACCCCGATGGTGGCCGCAAATTGACCCCAATTGGTCAACGTGATTTGGATCGTATTGCCAATCAAATCGTTACCAACCAACGTACTGCTGCCAAACAAAGTGGTCCCATTGTTATTTCCAAGTAAATTGAATGTTGACTGAGAAGTCTACGTTTTTTTGGTGTAAACAAAAgatgaaacaattttttaaatttagtttgatACAAGAAAGTTTTCATTAATCAATTCATGGATTAATggatacaaataaacaaatagaaaGTTGATTTAaactttgaagaaaaaaaaagacaaaatatgtttatttattaaatagtttgttATAACTTAATACATAGTGAGC is part of the Lucilia cuprina isolate Lc7/37 chromosome 3, ASM2204524v1, whole genome shotgun sequence genome and harbors:
- the LOC111675017 gene encoding 40S ribosomal protein S19a — its product is MPGVTVKDIDQHSCVKAVAVFLKKTGKLKVPDQMDIIKTAKYKELAPYDPDWFYIRCASILRHLYHRSPAGVGSITKIYGGRKRNGVHPSHFCRAADGAARKALQALEHARLIEKHPDGGRKLTPIGQRDLDRIANQIVTNQRTAAKQSGPIVISK